The stretch of DNA GCACATCGAAGGCCACAAAGGCAGCCATTTCAAAGCGCAGCGCTTTGGAGCCGTCTTCTACCTCGTAGGCCAGGTCGGTGCGGGTCCAGTCCAGCACCGGCATAAAGTTGTAGGTGACCGTGCGGATGCCGCACTCGGCCAGGTTGCGCAGGCTCTGCTGGTAGTTCTGAATGAAGGTTTCGAAGCCGGGGGTTTGGGTTTTGATGTGCTCGTGCACCGGCACGCTCTCCACCACGCTCCACCGCATGCCTGCGGCCTCAATCTCGGCCTGCCGGGCCCTGATTTCGGCTACCGGCCACACCACCCCGTTTGGGAGGTGGTGCAGGGCCGTGACAACGCCGGTGCAGCCGGCCTGCCGCAAATCGGAGAGGCTTACGGGGTCTTGAGGGCCAAACCAGCGCATGGTTTGCTCCATTGAATAGGGTTGTTGCTTGCTCATGGGTTTCAGCTGTTACACGCCGCCAAAGATGGAAAAACCGCCATCCACGCAAATCATGGAGCCGGTTACAAACTGGGAGGCGTCGCTGAGCAGCCATACCAGGGCACCTTTCAGCTCATCGGGGTGGCCGAAGCGCTTAAAGGGCGTCTGGCGGATAACCAACTCGCCACGAGCCGTGAAGCCGCCATCGGGAGTGGTGAGCAGGTTGCGGTTTTGCTCCGTCAGGAAGAAGCCGGGGGCCAGGGCATTCATGCGCAGCTTGTCGCCGTAGCGGTTGGCCATTTCCACCGCAAACCACTGGTTGTAGCAGTCGAGGGCGGCCTTGCCCATGTTGTAGCCCAGCACCTTAGTAATGGCCCGCTTGGAGTTCATGGAGGATATGTTCACGATGCTGCCGCGGCGGCCCGATTGCGCAATGGCCTCACCGAACACCTGCGTTGGCCGGATGGCACCCCAAATGTTCAGGTCCATCACCCGCTTCATGCCCTCAAGGTTCATCTTAAATACGTCGTGCTCAGGGTCAAGCACACCATCGGCGCCGTTGCCGCCGGCGGCGTTTACCAGGCCATCAATGCGGCCGTAGGTCTGTACTACCTGTTGGCAGGCGGCGCGCAACTGGTCTTCTTCCAGCACATCGGCTACCAGGGCCAGCGCCTGGCCGCCGCGGGCCTTGATAGCCTCGGCCCGCTCGTGCGCTATGGCGGCGTTGCGGCCCAGAATGCCCACGGTGCCGCCGGCTTCTACAATGCCATCAATGAACGACTGGCCTAGGATGCCGGTGCCACCGGTAACCACGATTACTTTGCCCTCCAGGGAAAAATTCTCACTCATGCAGTTGGGTAAAATGGGGCGCGGTTGTGGAGCGCCACCGGTAAGGATCTGAAATGGGGTTTAAAAGGGTGCCAGGCCAGGATGGAAGCCGGCTGGGCCTATTTTGTGAGGCGCTTAGTCAGCTTGAATGGTGAAGGATTTGCGAAGGCGGATGTCTTCGGAAGAGCTACCGAGCAGCACTTCAAACTCGCCGGGCTCCACAGTCCAGTTCATGTTTTTGTCGAGCAGGGCCAGGTCGTTGGGGTGGAGGGTGAAGCTGACGGTTTTCTTCTCGCCGGGCTGCAGCCGCACGCGCTCAAAGCCACGGAGGTCAAACTCGTACGTGGTCACGCTGCTGACTTTGTCTTTGAGGTAGAGCTGCACCACTTCGTCGCCCAGGCGCTTCCCGGTGTTGGTTACCTCCATGGTTACCTGCACATTGGCGTTGGCGTGCTGGCTGGGCTGGCTTACTACCAGGTTGCCGTACTCAAAGGAGGTGTAGCTCAGCCCGAAGCCAAAGGGGTAGAGCGCGCCGTTGATGCTGGTTTTGCCGTAGCCGTTGGGCCCCGCGCTGGGCTGGCCCGCCTGCGACGACACCTTGAAGGGGAAATTGTACTCGATCTGGCCCGTTGATTTGGGGAAGGTGATGGGCAGCTTGCCGCCGGGGTTGTTGTCGCCGAACAGCGTTTCTGCAATTACGCGCCCACTCTGAGGTCCCGGAAACCAGGCCTCCAGAATGGCCGGCACATAGCGGTTTTCCCAGTTAATGGTGAGCGGCTGGCCGTTTACTAATACCATTACCACGGGCTTACCAGTGGCCTGCAGTGCCTGTAGCAGCTGCAGCTGACGGCCGGGCAGGCCTAGGCCTGTGCGCGAAAGGCTTTCGCCCACGCGCTTCTCATCCTCACCCACCACCGCAATTACCACATCGGCCAGCCGGGCCTGGGCCACGGCTTCGTCGATGCTGGCTTGCTCCTCTTTGGTTAAAGCCGTCGGAATGATTTCGCTTTCAGGCCAGCTGGCATCCACAATGTTGCAGCCTTTGGCGTAGTGCACCGTGGCCTTTGCCCCGAGGTAGCTCTTGATGCCATCCAGCACCGTGGTAACGGGGTTGTTGGAGGGGCCATACCGGCTGGTGGTGTAGTTCTTTTCCGCCGCCAACGGGCCAGTCACCAGCACCGACTTCAGGGCCTTGTCATCAAGCGGCAACAGGTTTTTCTCGTTCTTCAGCAGCACCATGGTTTCACGGTTCAACTGCAATGAGAAGGCTTCATCGGCCGCGGTGTGCACGGTTTTGTCGGCGGCTTTGGGGTTGCTCGTGTAGGGCTGGTCAAAGAGGCCCAGCCGGAACTTCACCCGCAGCACATCGGCCACGCGCCGGTCCAGGGTCTTCATGGATACGCGGCCTTCCTTCACCAGCTCGCGTAGGGGCATTATGTACACCTCCGGCATGGTGAAGTTGGTTCGCACGTTCAGGCCCGCCTCAATGGCCTGCTGCACAGCCTGCTTGTAGGTATCGGCCACGTGGTGCTTGGTAAACAGGAACTCCACGGCCTCACTATCCGACACCACGTACCCATCGAAGCCGAATTTCTCGCGCAGCAGCTCCGTCAGGAAATAGTGGCTGCCGGTTACCGGCTGCCCGTCCCAGTCGTTGTAGCTGCTCATCACGCCCATGGGCTTGGCTTCCTGAATCACGCGCCGGAAGGGGTAGAGGTAGAGCTGGTGCATCTCGCGGGGCGCCACGTGCGGGTCGGTGCGCACGTCGCCGTCGCGGCCACCTTTGGGCACGCTGTACACGGCGTAGTGCTTGAGCGTAGAGGCCACGCCCTGCTCCTGAATGCCGAGTACCATTTGCTTGCCCAGCTCCGCAATATGGAAGGGATTTTCGCCGTAGCACTCTACCACCCGGCCCCAGCGCTGGTCGCGGGCCGGGTCGAGGATGGGGGCATACACATTGGAGTAGCCCAGGGCTTTGGCCTCACGGCCCACGGTGGCGCCGGCTTGGCGCACCAGGGCCTTGTTCCAGGTGCTGCCAATACCAATGGGGGCCGGCAAGGGCGTGGCCCGGTCGTGGCAGAGGCCATGGATGCCCTCGTTTGTGAAATCAACCGGAATACCCAGGCGCGTTTGCTCCACAAACCACTTCTGCACATCATTAATGGCAGTGGCATGCTTGCTGAACGGATAGGAAAACTCGGTGGCGGCGCCGGGGTGGTAGGCTAGGCCATTAAGCTCTTCGTCGATGTTGGCAATGCCATCCTTCCAGACCATGGTCTTCCACTCCGCCGTGGGCATCTTGTCCTTCAGCACCCGGCCGTAGCCGTAAAGCGTGGCCGTTTGGCAGGTTTTCTCCTCCAGCGTCATCTGCGAGAGTAAGTCGGCTACCCGGCGCTCTACTGGCTGCGCGACATCCTCAAACACGTCCTTTTTGCCGTTCTTATTGAAGTCAATCCAGCCTTTGCGGTAAATGTTCTGCTTGCTTTGTCCCTGCACGGCCGAGGTCAACAGCAGGGCAGGAAATAACAGGCAATATGGGAGGGTGGGAGTACGCATCAGTTGGAAGGGAGGCGGTTGCAAAGCGCTAGGCCAGTGGCAGGTAGCTGCCAGCAGAAACCTAGAATGGGTGTTGAGTGCGCCCTGAACGTGGCCCAGGCTACTTCGCCGGGCAGGAATTGCAAGCAATGGGCACAAATACTCTGAGCAGGCCGGGCTAACCCAACCTGCTCAGAGGCGCTGACTAGAAGCCAGGGTTTTGCGTTAGGTTGGGGTTGAGGGCTATTTCCGTTTGCGGAATCGGGAACAGCAGGTAATTGTCGCTGATGTCGCGGTTGAAGATGGTTTTCTCCACTTGCTTCAGGCGGTTCAGCCGGATCAGGTCGTAGCGGCGGTGGCCTTCATCACACAGCTCCCAGGCGCGCTCCAGCACCAGCAGATCCACGAAGGCATCTTTGGTGGTGGCGGTAGTGGGCAGAGCCGCCAGGCCAGCCCGCTGCCGCACCCGGTTAATGCCCTGGTACTTGGTCACGTCAGCGGCGTTGAGGTTGTTGAGTGCCTCCGACTGCATCAGCAGCACATCGGCGTAGCGGGTCACCAGCCAGTTAACGCGCGAGTCGTTGCCGATGCGCTTGTCGTCGCGGAACTTGTTGAAGTAGTACTGGGGCAGCGTGGTGGTATTGGCCTTGTTGCTCAGGTTCCAGTCTTTGCGCACATCGGTAGCGGCGTATGATTTCACAAACCAATCCTCGGCCGTGAACGAGGCGAAGCCGCCCAGCGCCGCCGGCAGGTTTTGGCGCACAATGATGTTGCCCACGTTTGGGGGCAAATCAAACTGCACCGAGAAAATGTGCTCGGCGTTGTTTTCGCGGTCAGGCAGAAAAACGTCGCCGTAGGTTGGCATCAGGCTATACAAGCCGGAGTTGATAACGCGGTTACAAGCGGCCAGCGCATCCTGGTTGTCGGTGCCTTTGGCATCGGAAGAGCTGGCGCGGGTGAGGTATACTTTCGCCAGCAGGCTGGCCGCGGCCCCGCTGGAAACGCGGCCTTTGTTGCCGGCCGGAATCTGGTTTTCCTTCAGGCAGTTGGCTTCGGCAAACTGCAGGTCCTCAATAATCTGCTCGTACACCGCCGCTTTGGGTGTGCGGGCGGGGCGCAGGTCGTCGTTCGGGCCTTTGATGGGCGAGGTAATCAGGGGTACGTCGCCGTAGGAGCGCACCAGCTCAAAGTAGGCCAGGGCGCGCAGGAAGCGGGCGTTGCCGAGGATGTTGTTCTTGCTGGCCTCGTTCATGCTCACGGCCGGCACCTTGTCAATCAGATCGTTGGCGCGGCCAATCAGGCGGTAGTTGTTCACCCACCAGTTCCCGATTTCGCCGTTGTTGGCGGTGTAGGTGAAGCGGCTTAGCTCGGCCCGGTCGCCGGTGGTAGCGCCCACCACGGCCATGTAGTCGCCGGGCAGCTCCGTTACCAGCCACACCGTGCGGCCGTAGTAGGTTTGGGCCTGCATGAGGCTAAACACCCCGTTCAGGCCCGCAATGGCGTCGCCCTCGTTTTGGTAAAAGTTGCTGGCGGTAAGGAAATCATAAGGCTTTTCTTCCAGGAAGGACTCGCAGGAAGAGAAGAAGCCAAGGGAACATATGCCGAGAAGAAGGAGCTTCTTTTTCATGTCAGTAGTAAGTAGAAATACCCGTTCGATTAGAAGCCAATCTTCACGCCGCCAATGAAGGTGCGCGTGCTGGGGAAGGCGTTGTAGTCGGTGTTCAGGCTCAGGCCGGAGTTACCGAACGAGTTTACTTCGGGGTCGTAGCCGGAGTATTTCGTAATCGTAATCAGGTTTTGGCCGGTCACGTACACGCTGGCCGATTTAATGGTTTTGGTTACGGCCTCGGGCAGGGGCACATTGAAAGAAACCGTCACGGTTTTCAGGCGGGCGAAGCTGCCGTTCTCCACCACGTCGCTCACAATGCCGGTGCTGCGGCGCACCACGCTGTTAGCCTTCGGAATGGTGTTGCTGGTACCGGGACCAGTCCAACGGTCATTCACCGACCTCAGCTTGTTGGTGGTAGTAAAGCCCGACTCCAGCTCGTAGCGGTTGAGGTTAAGCACATCAGTTCCCTGCACGCCCTGAATAAAGATGTTCAGGCTCACGGGGCCGTAGCTAAAGCCGTTGGTGAAGCCGTAAATGAACTTCGGCTGGGCCCGCCCAATGATGGTGCGGTCGTTGCCGTCAATCTTCTTGTCGCCGTTCAGATCGGCGTAGCGGGGGTCGCCGGGGCGCACGGTGGTAGTCAGGCCGCTGGCTGTAATTTCCTCCGGGGTCTGCCAAATGCCCTGGAACACGTAGCCGTAGAAAGAGCCAATGGGCTCCCCAACCCGCAGCACGCTGGTGGCAGCCGTAGCACCGGGAAACAGGCTCGTACTCGACTGGCCTACGAAGCGCTGGTACTCGCCATTGAGGTCAAGCACTTTGTTGCGGTTGAGCGAGAAGTTGAGGTTGGTATTCCAGGAGAACTTCTTTGAGTCGAAGTTGACCGTGTTCAAGGAGAACTCCAAGCCCTTGTTCTGCACGCTGCCCGCGTTTTGCAGAATGTTGGAGAAGCCCGTTGTCTGCGGAATGGATACCTGCAGCAGCAGGTCGGTGGTTTTCTTGTAGTACACATCGGCCGTAACGCTGATGCGGTTTTTCAGGAAAGCCACATCTATCCCCACGTCGGCGGCGGCCGTAGACTCCCAGCTCAGGTCGGGGTTGGGCACGTTAGAAGGCGACAGGCCTACCAGGCGCGTGGCCCCCGAGGTGTAGGCGCTCAGCCCATACCGCCCCAATGACTGATACGAGCCAATTTCCTGGTTGCCCGTGATGCCGTAGCTGGCGCGCAGCTTCAGGTCGCTCAGGGACGTAAAGCCCTTCATGAAGTTCTCATCAATCAGACGGTAGGCGAAGGCGGCTGAAGGGAAGTAGCCCCACTTGTTGTTCGGCCCGAAACGCGAGGAGCCATCGGCGCGCATCGTGAAGGTGAACAGATACTTCTCGAACAGCCGGTAGTTTACCCGCCCAAAGTAAGAGGCCAGGCGGTTGGAGTTTTTGCCCGAGCTGGGCGTCAGCACGTTAGCGCCCAGGCCTATGTTATCGGAGCCCAGAGCATTGGTGAAGAAGTTGTTGGCCGAGGCGCTGTAGTTCTCATTCACGAACTCCTGGAAGCTCAAACCCGCCACCACATTCAGGGCGTTGTTCTCGTTGAGCTTGCGGTCGTAGGTCAGCGTGTTCTCGTTCAGCCAGCTGTAGTTGTTGTTGGAGGCTTTAGTGGCCGAGCCGTTGGTGTTCTGGCCCACATACACCGTAGAGGGGATAAACTGGTTGCGCTGGTTGGCAAACAGGTCGGTGCCGCCCGAAATGCGCAGTTTCAGGCCTTCCAGTAGCTGATACTCGCCGGCTACGTTGATGAGGGCGCGGGTGGTGGTGAGGTTGTCTTTGGCACTTTCAGCGTAGGCCACTGGGTTGCCAGCAATTTCTACGGCCGGCAGGGGCTGGTTCTGGAAAGTGTAATTGCCATTCGCATCGCGCACCGGCTGAATGGGGCTGAAGCGCAGGGCATCGAGCAGTACGCCCCCATTGCTACCGCCGTTGGTGTTTACGGTAGTAAGGCGCTGCTGAGTGCGGGAAAGCTGGCTGGTGAAGCTCACGTTAATCTTGTTGCTCACCCTCCGGTCCAGGTTCAGGCGCACGGAGCCGCGCTTGAAGCCGGAGTTCAGGATAATGCCTTCCTGATCAAAGTAATTGAAGCTGAGGTTATAGCGGGTGTCTTCGGTGCCGCCGCTGAACCCCAGCTGGTAATTGCTTTGGCGGCCCTGCCGGAAAATCTCATCCTGCCAGTCGGTACCCTCACCCATGGCATCAATCTGCTGCTGCGTGTAGGGCAGGGGCGTGGTGGTTTTGTTTTCGAGGTTGTTGAGCGTCTGCACGTCGTTGAGGTAGCGCGCAAACTCAGGGGCGTTCATCAGGTCGTACTTCTTGCGCACGTTGCTCACACCGGTGTAGGCCTCAAAGTTGATGGCGTTGCGGCCAGCCTTGCCTTTTTTGGTGGTGATGATAACTACCCCGTTGGCACCCCGGCTACCATAAATGGCCGTGGCAGAAGCATCCTTCAGCACCTCAATCGACTCAATGTCGCTGGGGTTAATGGAGTTTAGGTCGCCGGCGCCGGGGAAGCCATCTACCACGAATAGCGGCTCGTTGCCGGAGTTGATGGAGTTAGTGCCCCGAATGCGGATGGAAACGTTTCCGCCCGGCTCCGAATTCGTTTGCGTAACCTGCACGCCACTCACGCGGCCCTGCAGAATCTGGTCGGCGCGGGTAATGGGCGTTTCGGCCACTTGCTCCGCCGAGATGGACGCTACCGAGCCGGTGATGTCGCGTTTGCGCTGGGTGCCATAGCCCACTACCACCACGTCATTCAGGGCCGTGGCCTTCTCCCCAAGCTTCACCGAGCCAATGGAACTGCGGCCGCCCACGCGCACTTCCTGGGGCTCAAAACCAATGAAGGAGAACACCAACACGGGGTCGCCGGTGGCGGGAACGGGCAAGCTGAACTTGCCGTCGGGGTCAGTGGAGGCGCCGGTGGTGGTGCCTTTGATAACAACTGATACCCCAGGGAGGGGAGAGTTATCCGTAGCACTCAGCACCGTGCCGGTTACCTGGCTGGTTTGGGCGTGTGCCGAAACGGATATTACTACCGCGGCGGGCAGCAATAGGTGGGTAAATTTTCGCATAAGGCTCAGGGCTGGTGGGGAATTAGTGAGTGTAATCTCCACAAACTTGCCGTGCCCAGGACGCCGTAAACGGGATTTATTTACGGAAACGATTACGGAAAACAGCCAGCAGGTGCACCATTACCGGTGCGCGGCAAGCCGCTGGTGCCCAGCAACCGAGGGGCTAGGCCAGCGCCAGCAGGGAGTAGGGGCCAGCCGGAGCCACAAACCAGGCCGCTAGGCCACTTTACCGGGTGCGGGCCGTAGAGCGCCGCACGCTCAGCTCCGATTTTAACTCCAGACTATCAGCGGGTAAGAGATGCACGTTCTCCTGCAGGGCCCGAAACAGCAGCCGGGCGGCCTCGCGGCCAATTGCGTAGGCCGGCTGCGTAATAGTGGTGAGGGGCGGGTTGAGCAGGGCAGCAATTTCCAGGTTAGAAAACCCAATTACTTTCACGTCATCAGGGATGGAGAGGCCCAGGTTACGGCAGGCGTCGTAGCTGCTCATAGCCAGCGTTTCTACGGAGGCAAAAATGCCGTCAATCTCGGGCCGGTTGCGCAGCAGCTCCTCAATGAGTGGGGTGTTGAGGGCCTCATTGGTGTGGCCCTGCACTACCAGGGCTTCCTCATAGGGCAGGCCCCAGTCTTGCAAAGCCGCCATGTAGCCTTGCAGCCGGCGCTTGCCAATAGAAAGCGTATCGGAAATAGTGAGGTGAGCCACAGTGCGGCAACCCGCCTCCAGCAGGTGTTGGGTGGCCTGATACCCGCTGGCATAGTCGTCGGTGGTGACGGTGGCCGTGGGCAAGTCATCATATACCCGGTCAAAAAGCACCACCGGAATGCCCCGGTCGCGCAGTACGGTTAGGTGAGTGCTGGCCTGGCTGTTGCGGGCCATGGAGAGCAGTACCCCATCTACACGCCCAGCGGCCAATACCTGAATAATGGAGGCTTCCTGCTCGGGCGCCTCGTGGGTCAGGGAAATCAGCACATGAAAATCATTTTCCCGGGCTACCTCCTCAATGCCATTAATGGCCAAGGAGAAGAAGTGGTTGTGCACGGCCGGAATAACAATGCCAATGGTTTTGCTTTTGTGCCCGCGCAAGCTGCTGGCGTAGGGGTTGGGCTCATACTGTAGCTTGCTGGCCAGCGCCCGCACCCGGTCTTTGGTGTGCTGGGCAATGTCGCTGCGGTCGTTGAGTGCCCGCGACACCGCCGAAACGGACAGGTTGAGTTCCCGCGCAAGTACTTTCAGGCTAACTGGGGGCATAAGACAACGTGAAGGGTGGGCGTGGAGGTGGCCGCGGCCAGGTCTGGGGCCAAAGCAGTGACTCCTTACAAATTCGGCTGCCCCTCTCCGCGGCAAGGGGAGGGGGGCAGCCGAACAAAATGCAAGACTGGCCTAGGGTGGGCTAGTTCACGAGCAGGGTCATGATGGAGTGAGGGCGCGAGGTGGTGGGAGCCGCCTGGCCCCTGATCCAGAGCTGGAACGGCTGCTGCTGGTCGGTCTGGTTCATCACCACCACCGCGACGGTGCCATCGGGGTTGCGGAAGGCCGTGGTCTGCAGCACGTCGCGGCTGGCCGTGGTGGCAATACGCCGGGCCCCGGGCCGGATGAACTTGCTGAAGTGGCCGATGTAGTAGTAGCTGTTGGTGTAGAGCAGCCGGCCGCTGCGCGTGTCCCCGATGATGGGGGCGTAGCAGAAGTTGCCCACGTGGTTGGGGCCGCCGGTCTGGTCCAGCAGGATGTTCCAGTCGGTCCAGGCCTCGGTGCCGGCGTTGAAGTCATTGATTATCGAGTGGCCGTACCGCTCACCCAGCTGCCAGTCATTTACGTTCGAGAAGTCAAACTTCTCGATGCAGCCCTCCGTGAAGATCAGGTGCTTGTCGGGGTAGGTTTCGTGTACGCGGCGCAGGTTCTCAAACTGCATGCCCGAGCCGGTCCACGTCTCGTACCAGTGGTAGCCCAGACCCCAGTAATACGTACTGGCCTCCGGGTCATCGAACAAGGTAGCGGCGCGCTGGTACATCAGGTCGCGGTTGTGGTCCCAGCCAATGAGCTTCCGGTCGCCCAGGCCCCCTTTCTTCAGGGTGGGGCCCAGGTAGCCCTTCACGAAGTCGCGCTCCTCTTCGGCCGTGAAAATGCACGACTCCCACTTCTGCACGGCCATGGGCTCGTTCTGCACCGTCAGGCCCCAGATAGGGATGCCCTGGCGCTCGTACGCCTTGATGAACTTGACGTAGTAGTCGGCCCAGAGCTGGCGGTACTCGGGCAGCAGCTTGCCGCCCTTGAGCATACTCTGGTTGGTCTTCATCCAGGCCGGCGGGCTCCAGGGGCTCACGTACATCGTCAGCTGGCCGCCGGCGGCCGCAATGGCCTGCTTGATGAAGGGGATGCGGTACTGCTCGTCGTGCTTGACGCTGAAGGTCTGGAGCGTCTTGTCGCCGTCGGCCACGTACGTGTAGGGGGCCGTGGAGAAGTCGGTGCTGTGGATGGTGGTGCGCGCCAGCGTGTAGCCGATGCCCTGGGTGGGGCTGTAGTAGGCGCGCAGCAACTCCTGCTGCTGGGCTGTGGGCAGCTTGGCGAAGGTTTCGGCCGCGGCATCGGTCAGGGCCCCGCCGATGCCGAGCAGGGTCTGGAACGAGTGGTTGGGGTCGACGAAGACCGTGGGCTGGGTTTCCAGGGGCTGGGGCTGGGCCGAGAAGCTGAGCTTATCAGTGGCCGACAGGCGCAGCTCCGAGTTAGCGGCCGTGGTGTAGACCTGCACCTGTTTGCCCACCGCCGAGTAGGAGGAAGAGGAGGAGGAAGCCTTGGATTTGGAAGAAGAGGCTTTTTGCGCCGTGGCAGTGGTGCCGAGAGTGGAAGCCAGCGCCGCGGCAATCAGAAACTTGTGCATGCGTAAGAAGTAAAATGAGCTACCAGATGTAGGTTCCCACGGCTCCGCTAGCTAGCTGAGTCGTGGCTACCTTGCCCCGGTACTTGATGTCGAAGGTTTGGGCACCGCCCGTGTTGAGTACAATGAGGACTTTCTTGCCCTCAGGATTTTTAAATGCCACGTTTTGTAGGCCACCCGGCACGTTGGTGTCAATGCGCACGGAGCCTGGGCGCACAAATTTGGCCGCGTGTGCCACCGTGTAGTAGGCTGTGTTGCGGGTTACGGTGTTGCCGCTGATGGTAATGGCGCCCATGCACTTGGTGCAGCCGCCCGGCGTGTGGGGCCCGTAGCTGGGGTCAGAGGCCAGGTTCCACTCCAGCACGTTGCGACTCCAGTTGCGGGTAGCACCAATAATGAGGTTATTCACGTGCCAGTTGAAGTCGCCGGCAAAATTGCCTGGCCCCTCAGTCCACTGCTCCGTGAAGTACACGCCCTTATCGGGGTAGGCGTTGTGCACGTTGGTCATGGCCGAGATGCTGCCAGCGTAGAGGTGGAAAGCCGAGCCATCTACGTACTGCCGCGCCTGAGCATCCTGCAGTACCGTTACCGGGTAATCGGCGCGGTCGAGGTTGTGGTCGTAGAGGATGATTTTGGTGGTGAGGCCGGCCGCCTTAAACGCCGGCCCTACATGGTCCCGAATGAACGTGGCCTGCTCCTGGGCCGACATGGTCATGCTGGGGTTGTTATAGGGGTTCAGCGGCTCGTTCTGCAACGTTACGGCGTCAACCCGAATGCCTTCGGCCTGCATACCCTGCAGATACTTTACAAAGTACTGCGCATAGGCAGCGTAGTATTCCGGCTTCAACGAGCCGCCCACAAAGCTGTTGTTGGTCTTCATCCAGGTGGGCGCCGTCCAGGGTGAGCCTAGGATTTTGATAGTGGGATTGATGGCCAGAATCTGCTTCAACACCGGAATCAGGTTCACCTTATCGGGGGCCAGGCTGAACTGGGCCAGCGTAGGGTCAGGCGTGCTGGTTTCGTCGTAGGTGAACACGTTGGCATCCAGATCTGAAGCCCCGATGCTGATGCGCAAATAGCTGGTCCCGATGTTGTTCTCATCCGTGGCAAACAGCTCTTTTAGGAGCGCCGCCCGGTCGGTGGCGCTCATCTGATTAATCAGCTGGGCGCTGCCCCCGGTGAGGGTGTAGCCAAAGCCATCAACGGTCTGGTAGGTTTGCGTGGTGTCTACCGTGATGGTGGGGTTCTGCCCTACGGGGGCCTGGAAGTTCAGGGGCAGGGTGCTCTTATAGAACAGGGTACTCCGGTCAGAGGTAGTAGTCCAGGTAGCCACCTGCGACGGGCCTGTGGTTACCGGCGGCACCACGGGGG from Hymenobacter taeanensis encodes:
- a CDS encoding glycoside hydrolase family 3 N-terminal domain-containing protein, translated to MRTPTLPYCLLFPALLLTSAVQGQSKQNIYRKGWIDFNKNGKKDVFEDVAQPVERRVADLLSQMTLEEKTCQTATLYGYGRVLKDKMPTAEWKTMVWKDGIANIDEELNGLAYHPGAATEFSYPFSKHATAINDVQKWFVEQTRLGIPVDFTNEGIHGLCHDRATPLPAPIGIGSTWNKALVRQAGATVGREAKALGYSNVYAPILDPARDQRWGRVVECYGENPFHIAELGKQMVLGIQEQGVASTLKHYAVYSVPKGGRDGDVRTDPHVAPREMHQLYLYPFRRVIQEAKPMGVMSSYNDWDGQPVTGSHYFLTELLREKFGFDGYVVSDSEAVEFLFTKHHVADTYKQAVQQAIEAGLNVRTNFTMPEVYIMPLRELVKEGRVSMKTLDRRVADVLRVKFRLGLFDQPYTSNPKAADKTVHTAADEAFSLQLNRETMVLLKNEKNLLPLDDKALKSVLVTGPLAAEKNYTTSRYGPSNNPVTTVLDGIKSYLGAKATVHYAKGCNIVDASWPESEIIPTALTKEEQASIDEAVAQARLADVVIAVVGEDEKRVGESLSRTGLGLPGRQLQLLQALQATGKPVVMVLVNGQPLTINWENRYVPAILEAWFPGPQSGRVIAETLFGDNNPGGKLPITFPKSTGQIEYNFPFKVSSQAGQPSAGPNGYGKTSINGALYPFGFGLSYTSFEYGNLVVSQPSQHANANVQVTMEVTNTGKRLGDEVVQLYLKDKVSSVTTYEFDLRGFERVRLQPGEKKTVSFTLHPNDLALLDKNMNWTVEPGEFEVLLGSSSEDIRLRKSFTIQAD
- a CDS encoding LacI family DNA-binding transcriptional regulator; translation: MPPVSLKVLARELNLSVSAVSRALNDRSDIAQHTKDRVRALASKLQYEPNPYASSLRGHKSKTIGIVIPAVHNHFFSLAINGIEEVARENDFHVLISLTHEAPEQEASIIQVLAAGRVDGVLLSMARNSQASTHLTVLRDRGIPVVLFDRVYDDLPTATVTTDDYASGYQATQHLLEAGCRTVAHLTISDTLSIGKRRLQGYMAALQDWGLPYEEALVVQGHTNEALNTPLIEELLRNRPEIDGIFASVETLAMSSYDACRNLGLSIPDDVKVIGFSNLEIAALLNPPLTTITQPAYAIGREAARLLFRALQENVHLLPADSLELKSELSVRRSTARTR
- a CDS encoding SusC/RagA family TonB-linked outer membrane protein — its product is MRKFTHLLLPAAVVISVSAHAQTSQVTGTVLSATDNSPLPGVSVVIKGTTTGASTDPDGKFSLPVPATGDPVLVFSFIGFEPQEVRVGGRSSIGSVKLGEKATALNDVVVVGYGTQRKRDITGSVASISAEQVAETPITRADQILQGRVSGVQVTQTNSEPGGNVSIRIRGTNSINSGNEPLFVVDGFPGAGDLNSINPSDIESIEVLKDASATAIYGSRGANGVVIITTKKGKAGRNAINFEAYTGVSNVRKKYDLMNAPEFARYLNDVQTLNNLENKTTTPLPYTQQQIDAMGEGTDWQDEIFRQGRQSNYQLGFSGGTEDTRYNLSFNYFDQEGIILNSGFKRGSVRLNLDRRVSNKINVSFTSQLSRTQQRLTTVNTNGGSNGGVLLDALRFSPIQPVRDANGNYTFQNQPLPAVEIAGNPVAYAESAKDNLTTTRALINVAGEYQLLEGLKLRISGGTDLFANQRNQFIPSTVYVGQNTNGSATKASNNNYSWLNENTLTYDRKLNENNALNVVAGLSFQEFVNENYSASANNFFTNALGSDNIGLGANVLTPSSGKNSNRLASYFGRVNYRLFEKYLFTFTMRADGSSRFGPNNKWGYFPSAAFAYRLIDENFMKGFTSLSDLKLRASYGITGNQEIGSYQSLGRYGLSAYTSGATRLVGLSPSNVPNPDLSWESTAAADVGIDVAFLKNRISVTADVYYKKTTDLLLQVSIPQTTGFSNILQNAGSVQNKGLEFSLNTVNFDSKKFSWNTNLNFSLNRNKVLDLNGEYQRFVGQSSTSLFPGATAATSVLRVGEPIGSFYGYVFQGIWQTPEEITASGLTTTVRPGDPRYADLNGDKKIDGNDRTIIGRAQPKFIYGFTNGFSYGPVSLNIFIQGVQGTDVLNLNRYELESGFTTTNKLRSVNDRWTGPGTSNTIPKANSVVRRSTGIVSDVVENGSFARLKTVTVSFNVPLPEAVTKTIKSASVYVTGQNLITITKYSGYDPEVNSFGNSGLSLNTDYNAFPSTRTFIGGVKIGF
- a CDS encoding SDR family oxidoreductase, producing the protein MSENFSLEGKVIVVTGGTGILGQSFIDGIVEAGGTVGILGRNAAIAHERAEAIKARGGQALALVADVLEEDQLRAACQQVVQTYGRIDGLVNAAGGNGADGVLDPEHDVFKMNLEGMKRVMDLNIWGAIRPTQVFGEAIAQSGRRGSIVNISSMNSKRAITKVLGYNMGKAALDCYNQWFAVEMANRYGDKLRMNALAPGFFLTEQNRNLLTTPDGGFTARGELVIRQTPFKRFGHPDELKGALVWLLSDASQFVTGSMICVDGGFSIFGGV
- a CDS encoding RagB/SusD family nutrient uptake outer membrane protein, giving the protein MKKKLLLLGICSLGFFSSCESFLEEKPYDFLTASNFYQNEGDAIAGLNGVFSLMQAQTYYGRTVWLVTELPGDYMAVVGATTGDRAELSRFTYTANNGEIGNWWVNNYRLIGRANDLIDKVPAVSMNEASKNNILGNARFLRALAYFELVRSYGDVPLITSPIKGPNDDLRPARTPKAAVYEQIIEDLQFAEANCLKENQIPAGNKGRVSSGAAASLLAKVYLTRASSSDAKGTDNQDALAACNRVINSGLYSLMPTYGDVFLPDRENNAEHIFSVQFDLPPNVGNIIVRQNLPAALGGFASFTAEDWFVKSYAATDVRKDWNLSNKANTTTLPQYYFNKFRDDKRIGNDSRVNWLVTRYADVLLMQSEALNNLNAADVTKYQGINRVRQRAGLAALPTTATTKDAFVDLLVLERAWELCDEGHRRYDLIRLNRLKQVEKTIFNRDISDNYLLFPIPQTEIALNPNLTQNPGF